From the genome of Mesorhizobium japonicum MAFF 303099, one region includes:
- a CDS encoding magnesium and cobalt transport protein CorA, with amino-acid sequence MEYVREFKPAAPTSGIIASSVYTAGRRIADIPIEEAGEWAKKSGHVVWIGLLEPDRELLLRVQAQFHLHELAIEDAEHPHQRPKIEQYGDALFIVARTAQLIEGRVTFGETHLFVGSGYIVSVRHGPSTSYAAVRQHWESCPHSLAKGEDFVLYAILDFIVDNYMPVLEQIEDEVEVIEDRVLLKPMTGPDIERLYMLRRDLLRLRNAALPLVEVCRRLTSADLPQIHSAMHPLFRDVTDHIRTVQEKIDSLREVLAFAFEASLLVGQSQETAISKKLASWAAILAVPTAFAGIYGMNFTDMPELKMEYGYPIVLATIATICAFLYWRFRKNGWL; translated from the coding sequence ATGGAATATGTCCGAGAGTTCAAGCCCGCGGCGCCGACATCAGGCATTATCGCCTCCAGTGTCTACACGGCCGGGCGGCGTATCGCCGACATTCCGATCGAGGAAGCCGGCGAATGGGCCAAGAAATCGGGACATGTCGTCTGGATCGGGCTGCTCGAACCGGATCGCGAGCTTCTGTTGCGCGTCCAGGCGCAGTTCCATCTGCATGAACTGGCGATCGAGGATGCCGAGCATCCGCACCAGCGGCCGAAGATCGAGCAATATGGCGATGCGCTGTTCATCGTCGCCCGCACCGCGCAATTGATCGAAGGACGGGTGACTTTCGGCGAGACGCATCTGTTCGTCGGCTCGGGCTATATCGTCAGCGTCAGGCATGGCCCGTCGACCTCCTACGCCGCCGTGCGCCAGCACTGGGAAAGCTGTCCGCATTCGCTGGCCAAGGGCGAGGATTTCGTCCTCTACGCCATTCTCGATTTCATCGTCGACAACTACATGCCAGTGCTCGAGCAGATCGAGGACGAGGTCGAGGTGATCGAGGACAGGGTGCTTTTGAAGCCGATGACCGGTCCTGATATCGAGCGGCTCTACATGCTGCGCCGCGATCTGCTGCGCCTGCGCAATGCGGCACTTCCGCTGGTGGAAGTCTGCCGCCGCCTGACCAGCGCCGACCTGCCGCAGATCCATTCGGCCATGCACCCGTTGTTTCGCGATGTGACCGACCACATCCGCACCGTCCAGGAGAAGATCGACAGTCTGCGCGAGGTGCTGGCCTTCGCCTTCGAGGCGAGCCTGCTGGTCGGTCAGAGCCAGGAAACGGCGATTTCCAAGAAACTCGCCTCCTGGGCGGCCATACTGGCCGTGCCGACGGCGTTCGCCGGCATCTACGGCATGAACTTCACCGACATGCCGGAACTGAAGATGGAATATGGCTACCCGATCGTTCTGGCCACCATCGCGACGATCTGCGCGTTTCTCTACTGGCGGTTCCGCAAGAATGGGTGGCTGTGA
- a CDS encoding GcrA family cell cycle regulator, translating to MNWTDERVELLRKLWSEGLSASQIAAQLGGVSRNAVIGKVHRLKLSGRGRATATPARQKKTTQGSTVQKSVARAASTRHVTTSIGATALQTQFDAEPVARHYIRPVENVVVPISRHLQLVELTERTCKWPNGDPLSEDFNFCGNEAAETGPYCKYHARVAFQPAAERRRNR from the coding sequence ATGAACTGGACTGACGAGCGGGTCGAACTTCTCAGAAAATTGTGGTCGGAGGGTCTGAGCGCAAGCCAGATTGCTGCCCAGCTTGGAGGGGTGAGCCGTAATGCCGTCATCGGCAAGGTGCACCGGCTGAAGCTGTCGGGCCGCGGTCGCGCAACGGCGACGCCGGCACGCCAGAAGAAGACGACACAGGGCTCGACCGTTCAGAAATCGGTGGCGCGCGCCGCGAGCACGCGTCACGTCACGACATCGATCGGTGCGACCGCCCTGCAGACACAATTCGACGCCGAACCGGTGGCGCGGCACTATATCCGCCCGGTCGAAAACGTCGTGGTACCGATCTCACGGCATCTGCAGCTCGTCGAACTGACCGAGCGCACCTGCAAATGGCCGAACGGCGATCCGCTGTCGGAGGACTTCAACTTCTGCGGCAACGAGGCCGCCGAAACGGGCCCCTATTGTAAATATCATGCCCGCGTGGCGTTCCAGCCGGCGGCGGAGCGGCGGCGGAATCGATAG